One Paraburkholderia caffeinilytica DNA segment encodes these proteins:
- a CDS encoding FecR family protein: MKRVINTIHWRDRSMFRLTRQFLFPLAMLGCGSSVYAQSVGTVTHLSGVLTVKHADGSTAVLGVKSSILQGDTLVTEANTYTRMKFVDDGEMVLRPSSQVVVKSYVYDVDHPEKDSVAIQLVNGGLRSVTGLIGKRNHDAVSFETPTGTIGVRGTHFGALFCQNDCGSVPTPNGNTPQNGLHIDVAQGAVVLTNPAGQQILQTGQFGYVANLNTQPVVIPPTHGVPVTMPLAISKNAPPNANSATSTNVDCVVQ, from the coding sequence ATGAAACGAGTCATCAACACAATCCATTGGCGCGACCGTTCGATGTTCCGGCTCACGCGGCAATTCCTGTTTCCGCTAGCCATGCTGGGCTGCGGCAGCAGCGTCTACGCGCAGTCTGTGGGCACGGTGACGCACTTGTCCGGCGTGCTGACGGTGAAACACGCCGACGGCAGCACGGCGGTGCTGGGGGTCAAGTCATCGATCTTGCAGGGCGACACGCTGGTCACCGAGGCGAACACATACACCCGGATGAAATTTGTCGATGACGGCGAGATGGTCTTGCGCCCGTCTTCGCAGGTCGTCGTCAAAAGCTACGTGTACGACGTGGATCACCCGGAGAAGGACAGTGTCGCCATCCAGCTGGTCAACGGCGGCCTGCGATCCGTAACGGGGCTGATCGGAAAGCGCAACCACGATGCCGTCAGCTTCGAGACGCCGACGGGCACCATCGGCGTACGCGGCACCCACTTCGGTGCGCTGTTCTGCCAGAACGATTGCGGCAGCGTACCGACGCCGAACGGAAACACGCCGCAGAACGGTCTGCATATCGACGTAGCGCAGGGCGCCGTGGTGCTCACCAATCCGGCCGGCCAACAGATCCTTCAGACGGGCCAGTTCGGCTATGTCGCCAACCTGAACACCCAGCCGGTCGTGATTCCGCCGACGCATGGCGTGCCGGTCACGATGCCGCTGGCGATCAGTAAAAATGCACCGCCGAACGCTAACAGTGCGACAAGCACTAACGTGGATTGCGTGGTGCAGTAA
- a CDS encoding class I SAM-dependent methyltransferase: MMDATRSAQHYEPEGLLERLKFALSAMGREAGPLRSEDLAPLDQFHSRGLDATVELAQALKLDGATRVLDIGSGLGGPSRYLAATYGCTVRGIDLSPPFVEAATFLAERTGLAGHVAYQCADALHLPFDAEAFDVAWTQHVAMNIADRAALYRETSRVLRTGGRFAIFDVVAASGAPLHYPVPWARGPETSFLVTADQMHDLLTQQGFRPISRVDSTQAGMAWFAARQKAQAQQSAPPVLGLHLAMGPGFGEMTANLARNLSEGRAALVQAIYEKS; encoded by the coding sequence ATGATGGACGCAACAAGGAGCGCGCAGCATTACGAACCGGAAGGCTTGCTCGAACGCTTGAAATTTGCGCTGTCCGCAATGGGACGCGAAGCAGGCCCTCTCCGGTCGGAGGATCTTGCACCCCTGGATCAATTTCATTCTCGGGGCCTGGACGCAACGGTCGAGCTTGCGCAGGCGCTCAAGCTCGACGGCGCGACGCGCGTCCTCGACATCGGCTCAGGCCTGGGGGGACCGTCTCGCTATCTCGCGGCGACTTACGGTTGCACGGTGCGTGGCATCGATCTCAGTCCGCCGTTCGTCGAAGCGGCGACGTTCCTCGCGGAACGAACCGGACTCGCCGGCCACGTCGCCTATCAGTGCGCGGACGCGCTCCACCTTCCGTTTGACGCCGAGGCGTTCGATGTTGCGTGGACCCAGCACGTTGCCATGAACATAGCCGACCGCGCGGCGCTTTACCGTGAGACGTCCCGTGTGCTGCGCACGGGTGGCCGCTTTGCGATCTTCGATGTTGTCGCGGCATCCGGTGCGCCGCTGCATTACCCCGTTCCGTGGGCTCGCGGACCCGAAACGAGTTTTCTCGTCACCGCGGACCAGATGCACGATCTGCTGACGCAACAAGGGTTCCGGCCGATCTCACGGGTCGACAGCACGCAGGCCGGCATGGCCTGGTTTGCAGCGCGGCAAAAAGCTCAGGCTCAGCAATCAGCCCCGCCCGTGCTCGGCCTCCATCTCGCGATGGGTCCGGGCTTCGGCGAAATGACGGCCAACCTCGCGCGCAACTTGAGCGAAGGGCGCGCGGCGCTCGTCCAGGCTATCTACGAAAAATCCTGA